CTTGAGAGCTGGGATATTCCCCAGGGAATAATCTAGGTGGagaaaaaatatctatttttgtGGATGAAATACCTTCATCCCTGTTTTCCTCAAGGCATCTTTCACCTccttgttcctgaggctgtagatAATGGGGTTCAAGATCGGAGTCACCACTGAGTAGAACAGAGAGAGTAACTTGTTCACATCTGGAGAGAAGCTGGACTTGGGGTGCACATACATGATAAGGGCCGTCCCGTAGAACAACGTCACCACAATGAGGTgcgaggagcaggtggagaatgCTCTGCGCCTGCCTTTGGCGGACCTAATTTtaaggatggtggagatgatacaGATGTAGGACACCAGGATCAGCATGAAAGGCAGCATGAGGACAAAGGCAGCACCCACAGAGATCTGGATCTCAATCCAGTAGGTGTCCCCACACACCAGCTTCAGCACCGGCTGGATCTCACAGAAGAAGTGGTTGATCACATTGGACCCACAGAAAGGAAGAGTGAAGACGAAGGTTGTGTGCCCCACAGCCACCAGGGTGCCACAGATACATGAGCCACCTGTCAGCTGGATGCAAACCCTCTTATTCATGATGGTCATGTATTGCAGTGGTTTGCATATAGCACTGTAGCGGTCATACGCCATAGATGCAAGGAGGCAGCATTCAGTAACACCGAAGAATAGAAAGAAATACAGCTGTACTGCACAACCAGCAAAGGAGATGGCTTTATTCTCTGAGAGGAGGTTGGACAGGACCTTGGGCAGGGTGACTGAGGTGTAGCAGATCTCCAGGAAGGACAAGTTcctgaggaagaaatacatgggggtgtgaagggacGGATCAACattgatgatgataatgatgagGATGTTGCCCAGCACTGTGATGATGTAAATGCACAGAAATAACACGAAATAAATGGAACTCATGTCTGGGTGATTAGAGAATCCCAGTATGACAAACTCAGTCACAGAgctgttttttctcattttcttcctcACCATATTTCATCTtgagaattaaaaagaaaaaaactacatGTTAGTTTGATACTTTAAATCAAGTCAAattgctatctatctatctatctatctatctatctatctatctatctatctatctatctatctctgtcTTTTCACCTTTCTCTCCATGTATCCATCACTCTGTCCATATTATATGACTCAGGCCCAATACAATTTTGGTCAGATTCTCCTGTCACAAATCTCTAAATCCTGAGTAagttcactaaagtcaatggttctcattctcctctcagttacaccagcttTCTATTGGTGTATGGTCCTCACCTCAATGGAAATGATCTCTTTCATACGAGCATCAGAAAGAGGGTAACTGAGAACAATGAATTTATAATTGGATAAAACACTGGTGCGATCAGAATCAGGTTCAATAGATTTGCACTGGTGGAACAGACCTCAAAATCTGCCTTCTAGTTTCTTGGAGCCTGTATGTTAAAATAAagaaacacaaaataaatatacCACCATTTGTGTTATTCTTGGCTGATGTGTGGCACAATCATTGAAGTTATACTGATATAGATAATCTGAGAATATAGACTCGCTTATCATAATTTCACTGCATCGCAATTCCAACTAACTACATGGAAAACACATGTGGGGAGCTATGTTATGCACTGTGCTGCAGAGATGGCCTGCTTCTCCTTTCTTTTCCACGAGACTGACAAccgtccattgacttcattgcccATAATCCTCATCTCATTTACTTTGTCTGCTCTTTCTTCATGCCTGCACCTCTGTTTGCGTTACCTTGGATTTGATGGGTGTGTATACTCCAGAATCTGatcaagctaattgcaaccatattatgtgcattcagATGCCATGAATTACtgaaatagaacaccacatagttaagggttaatttgaaAACAGGCTTTTAGAGGAAAGTCAAAACTTGctacagtttctgctaatcagaatgggaggaggggataGAAAAGTAAATAGACTGAGGGAAGATAAGTGGATGGAAAGCCTTGAGTCTAGGCGCCTCTGATATTggaagtttattgaaagttaggaaaagtgATGATCCAGTAATGGTCATTATGACCTATGTGTAttgtagaagttagttataaaaagtCTAGATAATAGTGTACTTTGCAGCAGTCCTCTGGAGCTATACTTGGAGAGACAATTTTCCTGACACTTTTACTCCCTGTCAGTGAGGTGTTTGGCCAGCGCTGAGCCAGGGTTGATTACTCAATACCATCTCTCAGAATGTAGGaaaatatctgggatgttctaaacctattgcttatgtctgtgtgtgcttaaatctaataaactgcagttttagACAAAAGCATGCTTACTTGCATTAATCTTTGATCAGATGAattgctgtgttcccattgatttattcctgtcaCCACTTGGAGTAAAATAGTTAAATTACCACTGCTGTGGGTTCTGAACATCCTGGGTAACATTTGTACCCCACTTTATCTATCCATTTATGTTTCTCTTTTCCCCCTATGCTAAATCTCTTCTAATGCCCTTCATTTCCACCAATTTTACTTTTACAAAAGAACATGAGAATGATCATACTGagacagaccaatggtccatctaccccagtatcttCTTTTCTAACAATGGTcaattccagatgcttcagacaaAATGAAGAGAACAGGACTATTAAGAAGTGATGCATCCCATatctcagtggtgggcaacctccGCAAACGGCCTTTCAGGATAATCTGATGatgggccatgagacagtttgtttacattgaccatccgcaggcacagctgcccgcagctcccagtggccacagtttgccattcctggccaatgggagctgcggaaagcagtgaccagcacgtccctgtggcctgcgccacttcctgcagctcccattggctgggaatggtgaaccgtggtcagtcaatgtaaacaaactgtctcgcagcccaaCAGCAGATTACTCTGAAGGGCTGtgtgtggcccacgggccacaggttgctcaccactgccCTATATTCTAGTCCCAAATTTGGActgtcagaggcttagggacatcccAAGCATGGGGCTGTATCCTTCACCATTTtgactaatagccactgatggacctatcctccatgaacttatctaattcttttttaacccagttatacttttgaccttcacaacattccatgacaatgagttccacagttgactgtccgttgtgtgaagtacttccttttgttagttttaaacccactgcctattaatttcattgagtggcccctggttcttgtgttatgtgaaggggtaaatatcaCTTCCCTTTTCACTTAatgcacaccattcatgattttgtagacctctatcattgcCCCCTTACTTGTCTCGTTTTTAAGCTGAGCTTACTTACACTAGGATATATCAGGAGTAGCTTCACTGGAGTCAAGTGAGTAGCACCAATGTTATGCTACATTAAGGAAGATCAGAACACGTGTCTGTACCTATGTAAAACATCTAGATGATGCTAGTAAATGATTATTGTCGTCCTGAATTTGGACATCACAAAGGAATAAGTATAATTGAGtgcagtttttattttaatttaatttaattttatttataaaatcatatgaGGCCTGTTAAGAGATGGGTGACCAACACCCATAGGCACCACTGAAAGTCCAAGtctaacccacacacctcctgggtgtggtgttctgtcccatctaggggcaccgagaccacttagagagagagagagattaataagtttgctctacagccttagctaaaagccagttggcttttagttcatgtggtagaggctcatgtactaGAGGCTCATGCGCTACGCTCCAGAAGTTCTAGGTTCAAGCCTGCCTGCTGACAgctggggtctgtcagcattacgcAAGCATGAATCTTTATAGAATAAATATGTTGACAgtctccaaaatctctttctcaAATTACAGTTATTTAGGGCATGATTCTCCTCTCTCTAACATGGAAGTAACTCTTGAATAACCACTGATATCCCGGTTTATCCTTGTATAAATTATTGCAATCAATGCAACTACTGTTAAAAAACAGAAGGAAAGCTTTGGTGGCTAAACAGCTATACCATCTTCTTCTCATGTGCACAGtcatttcattgaaatcaatgtaggTTCATCCGTGTAAAATCAGGGATGTGAGATCAGAGTCGAGCAATCCATTTGCCTTTTTCATATTATTAACTACATTTGCtcaaaaaacaaaatttataTCCCGGGGAAATGTAcgatttcaaaatttcatttgaTTATAAATTAGGATGAAAcaacaggttttttaaaaaaattaagtattcCAATAGTTTGTTGGAACCTTATCAACACGtggaatgtttcatttttaaaaggtagcAAAATATCATTTTGACATGTTCGAATAGTATCTTTCAATGGTATCATTTTGACTAGAATAGAATAGCCAAAACTTTCTGATAACATCCTATCAACATGTAGACCTAAGCAATATAGTCCcatgtaaaatgttttgatttaatcaaatcagcattttctaatgGGAAATTGTTCAACTGGAATATTTTCTGCTCGTTCTGCTATTAACAGCAGTGGAGTCATTTGTGACTTTAGAGACAGTGGGATATCATTATCAGGGCTTTAAACTTTAAACAGAGTACATGTCCATTTAAGAAATAATAGGAATTTAACATGCCTCATCTAGAGTCTGCTTTTTTAGAATAATCCAGAGGAAATTAACATATTTCTAGTCAAGTCAAAAAATGTCTCACCTCCTCTGTAGCCTTCTCTGTGATTACCAAAGAATTCAGTAATGGATGGAACTGTACTATTTAACAGCTTCTTTAGAAGCCCCAGGGACCTGGTTTTGATATACCTCTGAGGACCCATTATATGAAGCCATAACATAACTGTTAAACGAATAATCTtcctcctattgaaatcagtgccAAACATCTTATGATTTCAAAAGGATAGAATATGGCATTGAATGTTCTGTGTCTTTGGGACAGATATCCAGCTGtcacttaagctcctaaatgccATGGACACTTCCAAATTTCACCCCTCATAACTAAgcaaggacctcaggatttggtccaaatGCAGGCTGCCTTCAGCAAAATACCATTGAGTGCATACAATTCCCACCCAAGGACAAGGGCAGAATGGTTGCAACACACCACAGTTACAGGACTGAGCTCATAATGGTTTCAATAAATGACACCTCCACAAGGGCAAAGGGAGGATTCCTAAAACAC
This DNA window, taken from Emys orbicularis isolate rEmyOrb1 chromosome 12, rEmyOrb1.hap1, whole genome shotgun sequence, encodes the following:
- the LOC135887105 gene encoding olfactory receptor 10C1-like, translating into MVRKKMRKNSSVTEFVILGFSNHPDMSSIYFVLFLCIYIITVLGNILIIIIINVDPSLHTPMYFFLRNLSFLEICYTSVTLPKVLSNLLSENKAISFAGCAVQLYFFLFFGVTECCLLASMAYDRYSAICKPLQYMTIMNKRVCIQLTGGSCICGTLVAVGHTTFVFTLPFCGSNVINHFFCEIQPVLKLVCGDTYWIEIQISVGAAFVLMLPFMLILVSYICIISTILKIRSAKGRRRAFSTCSSHLIVVTLFYGTALIMYVHPKSSFSPDVNKLLSLFYSVVTPILNPIIYSLRNKEVKDALRKTGMKVFHPQK